The following DNA comes from Mycobacteroides immunogenum.
GCAGCCGCGAGTTTGCCTGACGACAACCGCGCGCCGGTCGGAGGTGCTGCGTCCGCCGGGGCCGTGCGCCAGGGTGGATGTGGCCCACCACTACGCTTCTGAACGTGGCACGTCGCAAACATGCTCAGCCCTGCAAGTGGTGTGGGCGCGAAGTCGACGACGCCGAGCTGGGGCGGCGACGCCAGTATTGCCGTCAGTCCTGCCGTCAGCGCGCCTACGAACAGCGCGCGGCCGTCAAGGGCACCTCGGTGCCTGCGGATGCGGTCGTGCTCACCGCCGACGAAGCGGCGGGCCTGGCCGATCGGGTGTATCAGGCGCGGTGCGCGGCCGAGGATGTCGCGACCGCTGTCGAGGAAGGTGCGACTCAGGACGAGTTGCGGCAGCTATGTGCGGAGCTGCTGCGAGCCGCCAAGGCAGCCGACGGCTGGCGTTAGATTCTTTTACCTCTGCGCGCGCATAACTCTTCTCCGAATCCACACGCGCTCATAAGTTGTCAGGAACTGTCGATACACAGCCGCCGACCCGTGAGGATTCTCAAGCTTTTCATGACCACCCGTAATACGTTGGTGGCCGCTGCGGCGACTGACGCCGACGCCCCTGATCCCACGCCGACCCGGCGGGAGTGGATCTTCGACCGGCGCTGGGAAATCGTGCGTTTTCTCTCGCCGTTTGCCGTGTTGCTGATCTGGCAGGCCGGCAGTGCGTGGGGGCTGATCGATCCGGACATCCTGCCCGCGCCGTCGACGATCGCGCACGCCGGTATCGAACTGATCGGCAATGGTCAGCTTGCCGACGCGCTTCGGGTTTCCGGGGTGCGCGCCGCCGAAGGCCTGTTGCTGGGTGGTGTGGTCGGGGTGGTGCTGGGCGCGGCGGTGGGGTTGTCCCGGCTCGCCGACGCCGTACTGGACCCGACCATGCAGATGATTCGCGCGTTGCCTCACCTCGGGCTCATTCCGCTGTTCATCCTGTGGTTCGGTATCGGTGAGCTACCCAAAGTGCTCATGGTCGCCCTGGGGGCGGCCTTCCCGCTCTACCTCAACACCACGTCCGCGATCCGGCAGGTGGACCCCAAACTCTTCGAAACCGCGCAGGTGCTCGGATTCTCATTCTGGCAGCGCCTGCGCGTCATCGTCGCCCCCGGGGCGACGCCACAGGTGCTGGTGGGATTGCGTCAGTCCCTGGCGCTGGCCTGGCTCACACTCATCGTCGCCGAACAGATCAACGCCGACGCCGGTGTGGGCTTCCTCATCAATAACGCGCGCGATTTCCTCCGCATCGATGTCATCATCTTCGGCTTGGTGATCTACGCGTTGCTGGGCATTGTCACCGACGCCATCGTGCGCGTGCTGGAACGGCGCGCGTTGCGATACCGATCATGAAAGGCCAATCATGACAGCGGTTTTCGAGGTGGCCGAAGTGTCGCCGCAATCAGCTACGCCGGCGGCCGAGTTGTCCGCGGTGACCAAATGGTACGGACGAAATCGGGTGCTCGACGACGTCTCGCTGCGGGTGGGCCGCGGCGAGATCGTGGCACTGGTGGGCCGTAGCGGCTCTGGCAAGTCGACGGTGCTCAGGGTGCTTTCCGGTTTGGCCGGAGATCACACCGGCGAGCGCACGGTGCTGGGTGCTCCGGCAGTCGCCTTCCAGGAGCCGCGCCTGTTTCCGTGGCGTTCGGTGCGCGACAATGTGAGGTATGGGCTGACCCGCACCAAACTGTCCAAGGCAGAAGCTCTTTCGCGCGTCGATCGAGCGCTGGATGAAGTCGGACTCGCCGATAAGGCGCAGGCATGGCCGCTGACGCTCTCGGGTGGCCAGGCGCAGCGGGTTTCGCTGGCCCGCGCGCTTGTGGCGGAACCACAGCTGCTGCTGCTGGACGAGCCCTTCGGCGCTCTGGACGCGTTGACCCGGCTCTCGATGCACCGCCTGTTGCTGAACCTGTGGCAACAGCACGAATTCGGCGTGCTGTTGGTCACCCATGATGTGGACGAGGCGATATCGCTGGCCGACACCGTTCTGGTGCTCGAGGGGGGACGGCTGGCGCACACCCTGCGCATCCGGAATCCGCGTAAACCGCAGGGACAGCATGACGCCGAAACCGAGAACTACCGAGGAGAGCTCCTTGCGCAGCTTGGTGTTTAAGTCAATCATCAGCGCGACCGCGATTGTGCTGTCCTTGACGGCGTGCACCGCCGGCCGCGGCGACAAGGGTGATGCCGCGGTGCCGCAGCCCGTTCCGCTGTCGGAGCTGTCAAATCTCACCCTGCGCGTGGGCGATCAGAAGGGCGGCACCGAGTCCCTGCTACGGGCGGCGGGGGAGCTCGACAATGTGCCGTACAAGATCGAATTCTCCACCTTTACCTTTGGTCCCCCGCAGATCGAGGCGCTGACCGCGGGCAAGATCGACTTCGCCGTCACCGGGAACACGCCGCCGATCTTCGGTGCCGCGTCGAAGGCACGGATCAAGGTGGTGTCCGGGTACACCAATGATGCCTCCGGTGACCAGATCCTCGTGGCGGACGCTTCTCCCATCCATTCCGTGG
Coding sequences within:
- a CDS encoding ABC transporter ATP-binding protein — protein: MTAVFEVAEVSPQSATPAAELSAVTKWYGRNRVLDDVSLRVGRGEIVALVGRSGSGKSTVLRVLSGLAGDHTGERTVLGAPAVAFQEPRLFPWRSVRDNVRYGLTRTKLSKAEALSRVDRALDEVGLADKAQAWPLTLSGGQAQRVSLARALVAEPQLLLLDEPFGALDALTRLSMHRLLLNLWQQHEFGVLLVTHDVDEAISLADTVLVLEGGRLAHTLRIRNPRKPQGQHDAETENYRGELLAQLGV
- a CDS encoding ABC transporter permease, whose translation is MTTRNTLVAAAATDADAPDPTPTRREWIFDRRWEIVRFLSPFAVLLIWQAGSAWGLIDPDILPAPSTIAHAGIELIGNGQLADALRVSGVRAAEGLLLGGVVGVVLGAAVGLSRLADAVLDPTMQMIRALPHLGLIPLFILWFGIGELPKVLMVALGAAFPLYLNTTSAIRQVDPKLFETAQVLGFSFWQRLRVIVAPGATPQVLVGLRQSLALAWLTLIVAEQINADAGVGFLINNARDFLRIDVIIFGLVIYALLGIVTDAIVRVLERRALRYRS